In Hevea brasiliensis isolate MT/VB/25A 57/8 chromosome 13, ASM3005281v1, whole genome shotgun sequence, a single genomic region encodes these proteins:
- the LOC110651698 gene encoding uncharacterized protein LOC110651698 — protein sequence MATNLVPLGYVAIRASAAPVPHRSDPNGRKSFSSPSANWWSPLFGWSSEPDYIGSESKPGDLQEKKEVKSESDLEPKSARSRFAPGGFTEEKAKQLRMLTSDTSSFHDAMYHSAIASRLASDFRRRSDR from the coding sequence ATGGCTACTAATCTCGTCCCCTTGGGTTACGTCGCCATCAGAGCCTCTGCTGCACCGGTTCCCCATAGATCCGACCCGAATGGTCGGAAAAGCTTTTCCTCGCCATCGGCCAACTGGTGGAGCCCGCTCTTTGGGTGGTCCTCTGAGCCCGACTACATTGGCTCTGAGAGTAAACCGGGAGATTTGCAAGAGAAAAAGGAGGTCAAATCAGAGTCGGATCTTGAGCCGAAATCGGCGAGATCTCGGTTTGCACCTGGTGGCTTCACTGAGGAGAAGGCGAAACAACTCCGCATGTTGACTAGTGATACGTCGTCGTTTCACGATGCTATGTATCACTCGGCGATAGCGTCTCGGCTCGCTTCAGACTTCAGGCGCCGATCCGATCGGTAG
- the LOC110657386 gene encoding GTP-binding nuclear protein Ran-3, producing MALPNQQTVDYPSFKLVIVGDGGTGKTTFVKRHLTGEFEKKYEPTIGVEVHPLDFYTNCGQIRFYCWDTAGQEKFGGLRDGYYIHGQCAIIMFDVTARLTYKNVPTWHRDLCRVCENIPIVLCGNKVDVKNRQVKAKQVTFHRKKNLQYYEISAKSNYNFEKPFLYLARKLAGDPNLHFVATPALAPPEVQIDLAAQQQHEAELAAAASQPLPDDDDDTFE from the exons ATG GCTTTGCCAAATCAACAAACTGTCGATTATCCGAGCTTCAAGCTCGTGATTGTTGGCGATGGAGGCACTG GAAAGACTACGTTTGTGAAGAGGCATCTGACAGGGGAGTTTGAGAAGAAATACGAAC CAACTATTGGTGTGGAAGTTCATCCACTGGATTTCTATACAAACTGTGGACAGATTCGCTTCTACTGCTGGGATACAGCTGGGCAGGAGAAATTTGGTGGTCTCAGAGATGGATATTA CATCCATGGCCAATGTGCTATCATTATGTTCGATGTTACAGCTCGATTGACTTACAAAAATGTTCCTACATGGCATCGTGATCTCTGCCG AGTGTGTGAGAATATACCCATTGTTCTTTGTGGGAACAAGGTTGACGTCAAGAATAGGCAAGTCAAGGCAAAGCAGGTTACTTTTCACAGGAAGAAGAACCTCCAGTACTATGAAATATCTGCCAAGAGCAACTACAATTTTGAGAAACCTTTCTTGTACCTAGCACGCAAGCTTGCTGG GGATCCTAATCTTCACTTTGTTGCAACTCCTGCTCTTGCACCTCCTGAAGTACAAATTGATTTGGCTGCACAGCAACA GCACGAAGCTGAGCTTGCAGCAGCAGCTAGTCAGCCTCtcccagatgatgatgatgacacATTTGAATAG